The stretch of DNA NNNNNNNNNNNNNNNNNNNNNNNNNNNNNNNNNNNNNNNNNNNNNNNNNNNNNNNNNNNNNNNNNNNNNNNNNNNNNNNNNNNNNNNNNNNNNNNNNNNNNNNNNNNNNNNNNNNNNNNNNNNNNNNNNNNNNNNNNNNNNNNNNNNNNNNNNNNNNNNNNNNNNNNNNNNNNNNNNNNNNNNNNNNNNNNNNNNNNNNNNNNNNNNNNNNNNNNNNNNNNNNNNNNNNNNNNNNNNNNNNNNNNNNNNNNNNNNNNNNNNNNNNNNNNNNNNNNNNNNNNNNNNNNNNNNNNNNNNNNNNNNNNNNNNNNNNNNNNNNNNNNNNNNNNNNNNNNNNNNNNNNNNNNNNNNNNNNNNNNNNNNNNNNNNNNNNNNNNNNNNNNNNNNNNNNNNNNNNNNNNNNNNNNNNNNNNNNNNNNNNNNNNNNNNNNNNNNNNNNNNNNNNNNNNNNNNNNNNNNNNNNNNNNNNNNNNNNNNNNNNNNNNNNNNNNNNNNNNNNNNNNNNNNNNNNNNNNNNNNNNNNNNNNNNNNNNNNNNNNNNNNNNNNNNNNNNNNNNNNNNNNNNNNNNNNNNNNNNNNNNNNNNNNNNNNNNNNNNNNNNNNNNNNNNNNNNNNNNNNNNNNNNNNNNNNNNNNNNNNNNNNNNNNNNNNNNNNNNNNNNNNNNNNNNNNNNNNNNNNNNNNNNNNNNNNNNNNNNNNNNNNNNNNNNNNNNNNNNNNNNNNNNNNNNNNNNNNNNNNNNNNNNNNNNNNNNNNNNNNNNNNNNNNNNNNNNNNNNNNNNNNNNNNNNNNNNNNNNNNNNNNNNNNNNNNNNNNNNNNNNNNNNNNNNNNNNNNNNNNNNNNNNNNNNNNNNNNNNNNNNNNNNNNNNNNNNNNNNNNNNNNNNNNNNNNNNNNNNNNNNNNNNNNNNNNNNNNNNNNNNNNNNNNNNNNNNNNNNNNNNNNNNNNNNNNNNNNNNNNNNNNNNNNNNNNNNNNNNNNNNNNNNNNNNNNNNNNNNNNNNNNNNNNNNNNNNNNNNNNNNNNNNNNNNNNNNNNNNNNNNNNNNNNNNNNNNNNNNNNNNNNNNNNNNNNNNNNNNNNNNNNNNNNNNNNNNNNNNNNNNNNNNNNNNNNNNNNNNNNNNNNNNNNNNNNNNNNNNNNNNNNNNNNNNNNNNNNNNNNNNNNNNNNNNNNNNNNNNNNNNNNNNNNNNNNNNNNNNNNNNNNNNNNNNNNNNNNNNNNNNNNNNNNNNNNNNNNNNNNNNNNNNNNNNNNNNNNNNNNNNNNNNNNNNNNNNNNNNNNNNNNNNNNNNNNNNNNNNNNNNNNNNNNNNNNNNNNNNNNNNNNNNNNNNNNNNNNNNNNNNNNNNNNNNNNNNNNNNNNNNNNNNNNNNNNNNNNNNNNNNNNNNNNNNNNNNNNNNNNNNNNNNNNNNNNNNNNNNNNNNNNNNNNNNNNNNNNNNNNNNNNNNNNNNNNNNNNNNNNNNNNNNNNNNNNNNNNNNNNNNNNNNNNNNNNNNNNNNNNNNNNNNNNNNNNNNNNNNNNNNNNNNNNNNNNNNNNNNNNNNNNNNNNNNNNNNNNNNNNNNNNNNNNNNNNNNNNNNNNNNNNNNNNNNNNNNNNNNNNNNNNNNNNNNNNNNNNNNNNNNNNNNNNNNNNNNNNNNNNNNNNNNNNNNNNNNNNNNNNNNNNNNNNNNNNNNNNNNNNNNNNNNNNNNNNNNNNNNNNNNNNNNNNNNNNNNNNNNNNNNNNNNNNNNNNNNNNNNNNNNNNNNNNNNNNNNNNNNNNNNNNNNNNNNNNNNNNNNNNNNNNNNNNNNNNNNNNNNNNNNNNNNNNNNNNNNNNNNNNNNNNNNNNNNNNNNNNNNNNNNNNNNNNNNNNNNNNNNNNNNNNNNNNNNNNNNNNNNNNNNNNNNNNNNNNNNNNNNNNNNNNNNNNNNNNNNNNNNNNNNNNNNNNNNNNNNNNNNNNNNNNNNNNNNNNNNNNNNNNNNNNNNNNNNNNNNNNNNNNNNNNNNNNNNNNNNNNNNNNNNNNNNNNNNNNNNNNNNNNNNNNNNNNNNNNNNNNNNNNNNNNNNNNNNNNNNNNNNNNNNNNNNNNNNNNNNNNNNNNNNNNNNNNNNNNNNNNNNNNNNNNNNNNNNNNNNNNNNNNNNNNNNNNNNNNNNNNNNNNNNNNNNNNNNNNNNNNNNNNNNNNNNNNNNNNNNNNNNNNNNNNNNNNNNNNNNNNNNNNNNNNNNNNNNNNNNNNNNNNNNNNNNNNNNNNNNNNNNNNNNNNNNNNNNNNNNNNNNNNNNNNNNNNNNNNNNNNNNNNNNNNNNNNNNNNNNNNNNNNNNNNNNNNNNNNNNNNNNNNNNNNNNNNNNNNNNNNNNNNNNNNNNNNNNNNNNNNNNNNNNNNNNNNNNNNNNNNNNNNNNNNNNNNNNNNNNNNNNNNNNNNNNNNNNNNNNNNNNNNNNNNNNNNNNNNNNNNNNNNNNNNNNNNNNNNNNNNNNNNNNNNNNNNNNNNNNNNNNNNNNNNNNNNNNNNNNNNNNNNNNNNNNNNNNNNNNNNNNNNNNNNNNNNNNNNNNNNNNNNNAATTGCCAATAATCTGTGATAATTATTGGCAATTTTAGAGCAAAAATCCAAATTTCTTGATgacaattttgaaaaaccagaaccagactttGTTCTAGCCGTTTCCAACCTGGGCCATgttgtttccatagcaacctGAAGCGCAATGATGACTTCCTGTCCCTTTCTTCATCAACATGGAGCCGGTCCGGTTCAGGCCCGGCCCAGAAGGAATCCCAGCAATAAGAGGATTATTGGGAGCAGGAAGAGTCAGGCAGAGACAGGAGAGGAAGAAACtcctgaggaggaggaggaggaggaggaggaggaggaggaggaggaggaggaggaggaggaggaggaggaggaggaggtccAGGTGAAGGGCGGCGGTTTGGGCTGACAGGTGGTGATCTCTGATCCCATCACTCAGGACTAATCCAGAGTGAGTCTCTCTgggtcagtgtgtgtgtgtgtgtgtgtgtgtgtgtgtgtgtgtgtgtgtccattcGGACCTGAAAGCTGCTGCAGGACACCCAGAAccagtttggttctggttctggttctggtgtgtTTCCACCCTCAGTGATAAATAACCCAGAATCAGAAACGGATCCATGGagccgtttgtaaagttacacaataaaaactaatttaggtTTTTTATCCTGTCATAAGATAAAAAACTATCAAAATGTCCACCgtgtcattcattcattcattcattcattcattcataacagacagtttaaactaaatatttcattagcaagctaaatacttagctctGAGCTAAATATGTAGAAGGGGAACAGAACCGCCATGGTCCAATAGCTCAGCTGTTTTCTTCCATCAACCAGAACCTGAAGCAGCAAACCGTCAGGTCCAAACAGCAGGTctgttctgatggttctgttaaACCCACACCAGGTTCCAGTGAGGTTGTCCTGAGGTTGCATTGAGGTTCCAGCCTCCCTGCTGGATCCAGCACTGAGTTCTCCTGCAGCTGATCGTCTAACTGGGTCGGTTCTGAAGGAACCAGAGGAACTGATCCAGGAAGATGCCGACCGCTGCAGGTTCAACGTCTTTGGATCTCTGAACAGATGGACTAGTCATTCTGATGACTCTTTGGTCCGGTTCGGTTCTGTCAAAGCGTCTGACAGATCAAGGAACATCAGACTCCTTCAGTTTCCATAGGACCGGTTCTGTGGACCGGGTCAGTCAGAGGTTAGTGTCAGTTCCTGATCCGGACCGGTTCTGTGGACCGGGTCAGTCAGAGGTTAGAGTCAGTTCCTGATCCGGACCGGTTCTGTGGACCGGGTCAGTCAGAGGTTAGAGTCAGTTCCTGATCCGGACCGGTTCTGTGGACCGGGTCAGTCAGAGGTTAGAGTCAGTTCCTGATCCGGACCGGTTCTGTGGACCGCGTCAGTCAGAGGTTAGAGTCAGGCAGCAGCAGGCTGGTTGTTCTGGGTTCTGGAGTCGGTCCAGATCCAGGGACAAACAAGTTACTGTGTGAATATTAATGAGCTCTTCAGAGGAGGCTCAGAAACTGCTGGTTCTGTGTGAATGGACCTGGTTCTGTGTGAATGGACCTGGTTCTGTGTGAATGGACCTGGTTCTGTGTGAATGGACCGGCCCACATGCTCTTACAGAACGTGATGCGTTCACTAATGAATCCCTGCAGATCCAAAGTTTTCTCAGACCGGACCGAACAGAACCGGCCCAAAGAGGAACCGTGAAGTCTGTCAGCATCGCCATGGCAACCCAggctcggttctggttctggtatgAAGGTAGAAGGAAGTAAGTAGATTCCACAGAGACTGctggcagcttttattttgctagtccacttcctgctgccAGGCGGTGAAAACATGGAGCCGAcagtcacttcctgtctgaaatcggtcaaataaaacactgaaaacaacaaaaccgtaaaaatacattttaaatatttactctgAGCTAaattagcttcaaactaaatatttaatttggagcttttagttaaaaacatatttatcttaATAAATAATTAGCTTCAAGCTAAACATTAAGCTTGAtaactacatatttatttagtgaGCAAACTCAACATTtggtttcaaactaaataccttgatacataaatatttactaaatatttggtttgaatCTAAATGACGGCTGAGGGAACCGATCCTTGTTCACCCAGTAAGAATGTGACTCagatgcaaaaatgtattttccaaataaagtttttttccaaattaaaacaataattgttgcttaaaactggttttattttctgatctgTTATGTTGAGCTTCAGAAACGTTTCAAAATGGCCTCCAGCGTTTGGCTGAGCGTCAGAACCGAGTTCAGAATCACCATGGAGGAGAAACTTAACATTACAGGTGTTTTCCAGGTCTATCCAGGTGTTTTCCAGGTCGATCCAGGTGTTTTCCAGGTATTTTTCAGGTGTTTCCAGGTGTTTTCCAGGTCTATCCAGATGTTTTCCAGGTGTTTCCAGGTATTTTCCAGGTGTTTCCAGGTCTGAAGGCGTCGGACTGCTGGAGCCGGGTCGGTCCCTCCGGGCCTCACAGAGACGGTTCGGCGGTTCTGATTAATCTGGGTCAGGTGTGAAAACGTGACATGATGACAGCTCACATGCTCGTCATGGAGATGGAGGCGGTAACCATGGCGACGCTGATGATTCTGACGAGAACCAGACGGCGTTGCGGTGCCGAGTCGCCGCTCTGATCCAAACCATCCGGGCTGGAAAGGTTTGGCTCCTGACCGATCTGCTCTGTGATTGGCTCCTTCTTGACCAATCAGGTCAGTTGTTTATGGCagctgaggtcaaaggtcacatttaTCAATTTCACAGCCTCACAGAGTTTTCAGCTTTAGTTGCAAAAACTTTGTTCACTTTTCCAAACCGGTTCCAAGTTCAGGATCGGACCTGGTGGAACAgcggtgtccaaagtgtgggcCGGGGGCCGATTGTGGCCCTCTGAATGAATTTGTATGGCCCCAGACCACAATTCTAGAATAAAGTAAATCTGGGGGTTGATGCAGGCGGACAGGGGTCCTTCCTTTTCAGAtgacattttcacaaacaaatgaaatctttaaatgaaaaagttttcagatttttcttttttttaaacttctgcatttattttaattttgtagatAATAGAACCAGAAACATCCAGCAACAATTCCTGATTAACTCCAGGTGTTTTCCAGGAAgaagaataattgattattctgatgattaatcaattaatcgtctGAATAATCAATGACTAATCATTTGATCTGAACAGTGGCACTTTCTCCAGATACTTAggattttttattctaaaaactATTTGCTGGACTTTTTTATTGAGTCTGTAAATCCTAGTTAACGGTTAATCGATTACTTAATTAGTTTAAGATCATTTCAATTATTGATTCATCACCATTAATCGTTACTTGGACCAGAGCCTCACATGACAACAAACAGCTGGAACCCACCAAGACGGATTCCTGGATCAGAACCTCAACATCCTGGACCGGTTCCCCCAGAAACACGAGAACCGACGTTCTGGAGGCCAAATCACGCTGACTCATTAACAACacacatggaggaggaggaggaggaagaggaggaggaggaaagcaACAAGTAATGAGCAGCTCAGTCTTCATCAGGCCTAGCAGACCTGAGAATGAACCAAAAGTCTCTTCATCAAGGAAAACAACAGGAgcaaaaggtcaaaggtgaaaGCAGAGGAAACTCTGAGGAGCAGAGAGGTcagaaatcacacacacacacacacacacacacacacacacacacacacacacacacacacacacactcaggtcTCCAAGCAAAGCGTCTCACGTCATGAAGTCTTTACAGAACCAGACTGAAATCATAACAGCTGGTGTGTCTGAGCCCCGCAGCTGCACCTGAACACACCAGGGCCCCCACGGACCTCCCGCGGATCCCCACGGACCCCCCGCGGACCCCGGTCCCTGGAAGCGCCCTGTCCCCACTCACCGCGGCCCCGCAGAGGCAGCTCAGCGCCAGGCTCAGGAGAATCCAGCCGCTCCTCATTCTTCCAGCTCCGGTCGTGATCCAGCTGCTCCCGGTTCTCCCGGTTCTCCCGGTTCTCCGGACTGGGATCCTTCCCggtccttcctcctcctccctctcctcctcttcctcagctccGGAAATCGGACCGAATTCAAAGTGAAGGAGCGCGTGAGACCGCAGCCCGACTCTGTCCGAGACACGTCGATCCGATCGCTCTGCGGGAGCGCGCGCCGGCTGGGACGAGCACGGAGCCGGGCGCGTGCGCACTTCTGAGAGCGAGTCACCGCGAGACTCGGAGAGACCTGCACGAGAAGAGAAGATTCAAGCAGCTGATGATCCGCAGTGATCATTGATTATGGATCAGATCCGGCTGGAGACGTCATGGCTGCGCATCATTCCATCAGCGGCGCATCGGGCGGCGCCCGGCCGGGCGGGAACTGTTCAGCCACACCCAGCAGGTATTGGTCCACTGCAGCCTCTATCTGCTGAGCTCACCGTTCACTGAGCATGCGCAGAGGAACAGCAGGTGAGACCTGAGACCATCTGTGTGACCCAGACTCAACAGCTTGGActcggaaccagaaccagaaccaaaacgaTAAATCTGCTGAAACTCCAGCAGAGTCTCTGCTGAGCTTCTCTCCTCCCAGCTGGAGGTTTTCTGGtggctcctcctgctgcagcatcCAGAGGAGTCATGTACAGGTAGGACTATGGAGCTACACTGGGGTCATAAAGTCTgcaaccaaaaaagaaaaaacttaaagaagagtgaaaaagctttaaaactcaaaatactttttaactgaaggaaaaagtttaatcttttatttatttacattttttcaagttAAAAGCTTTTTGATCCCAGTATAGTTTCATAAGatcacataaacaaaaaaacagtaaaataaaactaaaaaatggttttgaatTGTAGCTCCGCATGGTCACGTAATTtaagaaaatgactgaaaagaaaaataaataatctgaaattgAAGAGTAgttttgaaccttttttttgttttttgcaaattcaaatattttgtttcagtttaatttttccCCCAGACTTTATGATCCAAGTTTAGCTCCATGGCCACATGTTTCAAGTCTTTTATGTTTGAAACTTagtcaaaaatcatttttggacCCACTATAGTATAAAATGCAAcgtagctaaaaaaaaaattgttcaaatttatttgagttttttttttttttcagacattatgtccCCAGTTTAGCTCCATACATCTGGCTGCTCCTCTCACCGTCAGACAATGTTTCCCCCTGCTGGTCGGGGAACAGAACTGCAGCCTGAACGGCTCTCAGGGTCATCGCCTGACCTCCAGGCTCTGCTGCGGATCCTGTTTTGTCTCGGCAGGATCTCTGAGATCTGTGAGCTTCAGGTTTCGCTCTGGATCTCCAGTAGATCTGGATCATTGAGTCGTTTCTCCTGAAGCTCCTCCCCCAGCCCGCCCTTCctcactcctcctcttcctcctggaGATTAGCTCCTCTGCTGTCCCAGATTCCTCAGCCAATTAGGACACAAAGCTCCTTCTGCTgcagcaggtgaggcagagcagacctgggggcggggcttatGCTCACACATGTCCAAGCTTCATCGCCttcactgatgatgatgatgatctcTGGTCTTCATTCAGAGAGCGAACAGCTCCACCTTCAGACTGGATCTGGGTGGAACCGGTCCAACCCGACCTGAGAGACGGTTTCCCTCCAAGCTtcttcaaaatcaaacaaaattggtgtcaaatgtttgtttgtgctgcttccatttgaaagatattaagaaaaaacttcatcatcatcatcatcagaacAAACGCagcacaaatacttttttttgcagcacaaacattgatgacttcctgattctcactaaatgtgtttattttgtaaatgtgagcAGGGAAACGAAAATCTGCTGCACAAACCTGGTCgtagtttagtttgatttgaagaaggtggaggaacttgttgacctttcatgacctcagGAAACATTTATTAGGTTCTTTCAAATTATAGCAGCACAAACTGAATTTTTGCTGCATAAACTTAGAAGAGTTGATGGAGACCAACTTGAAGAAGCGACAGaacagatgtttaaaaagcagctttatTGTGTGGCTGACAGGAGAACCAGACCGGGTCGGGCTGGCGGGTCAGCGGGCCGGTTTGGGCTGGCGGGTCAGCGGGTCGGGCTGGCGGGTCAGCGGGTCGGGCTGGCGGGTCAGCGGGTCGGGTCGGGCTGGCCAGTCGGACGTCAGTTGGCCGCCCTCAGGGTGAGGAGGTGGACGTTTTCCGTCAGCGCCTCCAGCCCCCAGGCCCTCTGTCGGTCTGTCAGCGCGTCCACAGactgcagcagcttcatgtCACACCTGCTGCCTGCAACGCAACAAGTCGTCCCAGTAAATACCcaggacctgctgctgctgggatcAGGCTACTTCCTGGTCCAGACTGGAGCCCAGACTCACCAAACAAACTCTGGACTTGTTCTTCGGGGACGTAGAACGGAGGACCTGCAGGACGGACACGGTGAGCGCCACAGCACGACGCCGCGTCTTACGGTTTCCACGGTAACCCACCTTTATAGCGCTCTGGATTGTAGAGCAACGTGTCCAGCAGGTATCTGCAGTCTGGAGCCATCAGAGAGACGATCAGAGCCGCGTACCTGCAGGACGGAGGACACGTCAGGACCGGGAGACACGCTGAGGGACGCCGGGACGTTTGGACTCACCGGTCCCTGTCCTGGGCGTTGATGGCCACCAGAGAGCCTCTGTCCCAGATCGCCCCAAACCGACCCGCCACAGcgctgcagcacaaacagaacCGCTCAGAGACAGCAGACGTCTCCCTGAACGTCCAGCGGGACAACTCACCTGGAGAAGCTGAACAGGTCGCACTGGTACAGGGACACGGAGCGGTCCGAGTTCTGGACAGTATAAAGACACAGATGGAGATCTGCTGTTACTGACAGCAGGCACacccaaacagaaccaggagaaccagcAGGAGAACCAGCTGGGTTCTGCAGATTATCTACAGgtggctgcagctgcagaactTTCTGAGCTCCACTGATTGACCTGCATCCTGCAGAACCGCCGGCATCAGAAGTTAAACCTGTTGAGTTCCAGATCATCTCTGGAGATAAACTGGAAACCAGTCAGACAACTGTACTGGGAGGAAACCAGTCAGACTGAATGAACCCAAACAGCCACTCCGGTCCCCAGGTCGACCCACCTGGAAGACTTTGGCCCCGGGGACGGCGGGGACGTCCTCCTCGCTGAACGTCATGTTGTTCTCCTGGAAGAACTGTCTGATGGCCGTCTCTGAAATCTCCACGCCGACCACCGAGTGACCCAGATCCGCCAACCTGAGCCGGGTCAGACACAGCCAGCTGATGAACACGAACCGGATTGGACCGGATCGGACCGGATCAGGTTCCTACCACTTCATGTCCACAGATTTCCCACACAGAGGGAAGAACCACCGGACAACGCTCCGTCCGTTCACCACCGCCTCATAGTTCGTCTGCAGCATGCTGTCGGACATGGGAGATGTTcaggttctgattggttctacCTCAGTTGAGTTCTGACCCGGCTGGCTCTCCGGACACGCCGTAGCCACGGTTACCTGTGGACCTCCGGCTGATGGAAGCCGATCTTGTTCTCCTGCCAGCGCTGGCTCCACTCCGACAGCTCCATGACCCGGTCGGCCTGCTGCTCCAGCATCCTGCCGAGGTTCCCCTGAGCAAGGCTGCAGCAGGAACACAGAGACACATTCAGAGTcaggccagcagggggagcaGCTGGGAACACCTGGTCCAGATTGGACCTCTACTGGTTTAACTGGTCCAGCTGCTTAATGTGACCTCCACCTGGGATCTGAACACCCAGCAGTTCCCCTTCTCCTTATTGGTGGTTGGCAAAGAACAAATTGGGTCATTACTGGCACCAACTGGTCTGGGTTCTGGACCAGAGCGTCACTGGACGGTTGCATCCAATCATATAAATGTGTTATCCGTTTTCTAGGCACATCAATTAAGTGTTTACCTTCAGTTGGTATAGAAACTGCTATATGTATCAAATTTGACTTCCTGATTTAGCGCCTTGaaatttggcctctgtctctttaagaagctccgcctccaggaagtcgtcccaacatggctcctctattaaccctttaaggttttttaccagcgttgctctgagcagcagctcctataatgagctcaccAGTGGTTTGCTacttgctgctggctagtctgaaagagctgagtgggggaggagctaaacctcgaaggcggggctaggtccacccagacattatgcagctgaatggttgccatggagattaaaggatttctcaaacatacatgaaagcaacactgcaggttTGTTTCTAATGAGGGAAAAACgtgaaaacatgaaggaaagataaaaacaaagctgCTTTAATGTGACACTGGCCCTTTAATCCAAGATAAAGATTAGGAAGGTTTTGACTGCAGCAGCTACATATAAACAATAAGTTTAACAATCACACTTTGAACATGGACGTGACTTTTGCGTCTGCTTGGACTGAAGTAAATGTCTCTGGGAAAACGAGATGCCTTTAGCTCAGAgtccaggtcagaggtcacactCAGACGTTGTGTAACGTTGAAATGTCTCCTCCCACTCATCAGATGAGGGAATTGAAATCTGGGGAAACGACGGACAGCCTTTAAAAAACGGTAAAATTTAACATTGTACACATTTCTTTACCTGTTGTAAAAGTGATCACACCGCCTCCACTGCTTCAGTTAAAtacccacaatcctttgctgcattCCCCttactgtcacatgaccaaacaaatacccCCCCACCACAAACAAACGGTCACAAGATGGAAGGAAATGTCTTTACGGTTTGTTTCTTtgagctcagtttatctttggtcatttataatctttgggttaaaacataaaacaaaactatttttctaatatatcCTGGaactcctcctgtttttaactcggTCCATCACAATCTCtaagaaatattacattttgtccaaAGACATTTAATCCTCAGTTTTTAccagtaattaaattaaatgtagttTCAGTTTAATTCGGTTCTGGCCTACCTCATATTTCTGACGCAGTAATCTGATCTAAATAATCTATAATCTCACATTCTCCATGATGATAGATTATGTTCTGTTCAGTCCTGTTCTTCTTatctctcttgtctttctgtgaattattttcttttttcatgcagtgtttttttccatctctcctCCATTTTTCGTTTTATTAAAGCTCataattatttagtaatatatagtaaatatatttttaaatgaatccaGAACCGGGACATAAATTACTAATATATTTCTGGACCTGCAGTGGCTTCATCAATTCCTGAATCATTTCTCCTTTCCAACTTTGAAATCTGCGGTACCACCGGTTTATGGCTGTGTAACTGGTACCGGTTCTGGTTTCCCTGTGTGGGCCAGCGGCTCACCTGCCGGCGGTCATTTGACTCAAGAGCAGACGGAGCACACCTGAGGTCAACATGTCGGACCGGAAGCTCACCTTTCTCGCAGAAATCAGCTGATAAGCGGGTGAATTTGTCCAGAGTTCAGACTTactttctccttcttcttcgtGTGTTGAATAGTTCGGAGTGACAGTTGATCAGTTGATCAGTTGATCAGAGTTGCTGCTGCTAAGGATCAACTCTTTCTGCTCCACCATCCCGGTGTTATTATAAATATGCCGCCGCTGCTgtttcttccttcctctttctgctgctgtttatgCAAATAGATCCAACTGGAAAAGCGGAAGTAGTTAAAAAAATCTGTCGTGGGACCGCCTTCAAAAGAGTTCAgatataaaatcatttataatattttaattggtTCAAAACACAACAACGCTCCAATCTGATCAATAACAG from Xiphophorus maculatus strain JP 163 A chromosome 13, X_maculatus-5.0-male, whole genome shotgun sequence encodes:
- the tpmt gene encoding thiopurine S-methyltransferase — its product is MLEQQADRVMELSEWSQRWQENKIGFHQPEVHSMLQTNYEAVVNGRSVVRWFFPLCGKSVDMKWLADLGHSVVGVEISETAIRQFFQENNMTFSEEDVPAVPGAKVFQNSDRSVSLYQCDLFSFSSAVAGRFGAIWDRGSLVAINAQDRDRYAALIVSLMAPDCRYLLDTLLYNPERYKGPPFYVPEEQVQSLFGSRCDMKLLQSVDALTDRQRAWGLEALTENVHLLTLRAAN